A genomic region of Ictidomys tridecemlineatus isolate mIctTri1 chromosome 10, mIctTri1.hap1, whole genome shotgun sequence contains the following coding sequences:
- the Tbc1d24 gene encoding TBC1 domain family member 24 isoform X1 gives MDSPGYNCFVDRDKMDAVIQDLGPKELSCTELQELKQLARQGYWAQSHALRGKVYQRLIRDIPCRTVTPDASVYSDIVGKIVGKHSSSSLPLPEFVDNTQVPIYCLNARGEGAVRKILLCIANQFPDISFCPALPAVVALLLHYSIDEAECFEKACRILACNDPSKKLIDQSFLAFESSCMTFGDLVNKYCQAAHKLMVAVSEDVLQVYSDWQRWLFGELPLNYFARVFDVFLVEGYKVLYRVALAILKFFHKVRAGQPLESDNVKQDIRMFVKDISKTVSPEKLLEKAFAIRLFSRKEIQLLQMANEKALKQKGITVKQKSVSLSKSCAICWYLAGPATLSFCPDCLEKRQFVHLAVHAENFRSEIVSVKEMRDIWSWVPERFALCQPLLLFSSLQHGYSLSRFYFQCEGHEPTLLLIKTTQKEVCGAYLSTDWSERNKYGGKLSFFGTGECFVFRLQPEVQRYEWVVIKHPELTKPVPCTSSHSSCSDPADRLSPFLAARHFNLPSKTESMFMAGGTDCLIIEPEALGGPFLAASPPEEVAPGGTFFDQPPKQPVPFPEACPEMPGLAVASQPSSFHLRGLLEPPTISTVILFSPLDTMATRPGSNSDPSAWMLASVLPFLLLCTSLGPAHITPPGLLCLLHPFSICLSWHCGWPHVMVFCVLPPPLRSFRPLGICIA, from the exons ATGGATTCCCCAGGGTACAACTGCTTTGTGGACAGAGACAAAATGGATGCTGTAATCCAGGACCTGGGGCCAAAGGAACTAAGCTGCACTGAGCTGCAGGAGCTAAAGCAGCTGGCACGCCAGGGATATTGGGCTCAGAGCCACGCCCTGAGGGGAAAGGTGTACCAGCGTCTGATCCGGGACATCCCCTGCCGCACAGTCACACCTGATGCCAGTGTGTACAGTGACATTGTGGGCAAAATTGTGGGCAAGCACAGCAGCAGTAGCCTGCCCCTGCCAGAGTTTGTGGACAACACCCAGGTGCCCATCTATTGCCTGAATGCTCGGGGCGAGGGTGCCGTGCGCAAAATCCTCCTGTGCATTGCCAACCAGTTCCCTGACATCTCCTTCTGCCCTGCCCTGCCAGCCGTAGTGGCCCTGCTACTTCACTACAGCATTGATGAGGCTGAATGCTTCGAGAAAGCCTGCCGCATCCTGGCTTGCAATGACCCCAGCAAGAAGCTAATTGACCAGAGTTTCCTGGCCTTTGAGTCATCCTGTATGACATTTGGGGACCTGGTAAACAAGTACTGCCAGGCGGCCCACAAGCTGATGGTGGCTGTGTCAGAGGATGTCCTGCAGGTCTACTCTGACTGGCAGCGCTGGCTGTTTGGAGAGCTGCCCCTCAACTACTTTGCCCGTGTCTTTGATGTCTTCCTGGTGGAAGGCTACAAGGTGTTATACCGCGTCGCTCTGGCCATCCTCAAGTTCTTTCACAAGGTGAGAGCTGGTCAGCCTCTTGAGTCAGACAATGTAAAGCAGGACATCCGCATGTTTGTCAAGGATATTTCTAAGACGGTGTCCCCTGAGAAGCTGCTAGAGAAAGCATTTGCCATCCGTCTCTTCTCCCGCAAGGAGATCCAACTCCTGCAGATGGCCAATGAGAAAGCACTGAAGCAGAAAGGTATCACGGTCAAGCAGAAGAG TGTCTCACTTTCTAAAAG TTGTGCCATCTGCTGGTACTTGGCTGGTCCTGCAACTTTGTCCTTCTGTCCTGATTGCTTAGAGAAAAG GCAATTTGTGCACCTGGCCGTCCATGCAGAGAACTTCCGCTCTGAGATTGTCAGCGTGAAGGAGATGAGAGATATCTGGTCTTGGGTCCCTGAGCGGTTTGCCCTTTGCCAGCCCCTTCTACTTTTCTCCTCATTGCAGCATGGGTACAGTCTAAGCAG GTTCTATTTCCAGTGTGAGGGACACGAACCTACCCTCCTGCTCATCAAGACCACACAGAAGGAG GTGTGTGGAGCTTATCTATCAACAGACTGGAGTGAGAGAAACAAGTATGGAGGCAAACTGTCCTTCTTCGGAACTGGAGAGTGCTTTGTATTTAGG CTGCAGCCAGAGGTACAGCGTTACGAGTGGGTAGTCATCAAGCACCCAGAGCTTACCAAGCCCGTACCCTGCACATCCTCCCACTCCAGCTGTTCAGACCCAGCTGACCGACTCTCACCATTCCTGGCTGCTCGGCACTTCAACCTGCCCTCCAAGACTGAGTCCATGTTCATGGCTGGGGGCACTGACTGCCTCATCATCG AGCCTGAAGCTCTTGGTGGGCCTTTCCTTGCTGCAAGTCCACCTGAAGAGGTGGCCCCAGGAGGGACTTTCTTTGATCAACCTCCCAAACAGCCAGTGCCATTCCCAGAGGCCTGCCCAGAGATGCCTGGACTTGCTGTGGCTTCTCAGCCCTCCTCTTTCCATCTCCGTGGCCTCCTTGAGCCTCCCACAATCTCTACAGTCATCCTGTTTTCCCCTCTTGACACAATGGCCACCAGGCCAGGGTCAAACTCGGACCCCTCAGCATGGATGCTTGCCTCAGTCCTGCCCTTCCTACTTCTCTGCACTTCCCTAGGTCCTGCCCACATAACACCTCCTGGTCTTCTCTGCCTACTACATCCATTCTCTATATGCCTCTCCTGGCACTGTGGCTGGCCACATGTCATGGTTTTCTGTGTGCTGCCCCCTCCCCTTAGATCCTTCAGGCCCCTGGGCATCTGTATTGCCTGA
- the Tbc1d24 gene encoding TBC1 domain family member 24 isoform X6 has translation MDSPGYNCFVDRDKMDAVIQDLGPKELSCTELQELKQLARQGYWAQSHALRGKVYQRLIRDIPCRTVTPDASVYSDIVGKIVGKHSSSSLPLPEFVDNTQVPIYCLNARGEGAVRKILLCIANQFPDISFCPALPAVVALLLHYSIDEAECFEKACRILACNDPSKKLIDQSFLAFESSCMTFGDLVNKYCQAAHKLMVAVSEDVLQVYSDWQRWLFGELPLNYFARVFDVFLVEGYKVLYRVALAILKFFHKVRAGQPLESDNVKQDIRMFVKDISKTVSPEKLLEKAFAIRLFSRKEIQLLQMANEKALKQKGITVKQKSVSLSKRQFVHLAVHAENFRSEIVSVKEMRDIWSWVPERFALCQPLLLFSSLQHGYSLSRFYFQCEGHEPTLLLIKTTQKEVCGAYLSTDWSERNKYGGKLSFFGTGECFVFRLQPEVQRYEWVVIKHPELTKPVPCTSSHSSCSDPADRLSPFLAARHFNLPSKTESMFMAGGTDCLIIGGGGGQALYIDGDLNRGRTGHCDTFNNQPLCSENFLIAAVEAWGFQDPDTQ, from the exons ATGGATTCCCCAGGGTACAACTGCTTTGTGGACAGAGACAAAATGGATGCTGTAATCCAGGACCTGGGGCCAAAGGAACTAAGCTGCACTGAGCTGCAGGAGCTAAAGCAGCTGGCACGCCAGGGATATTGGGCTCAGAGCCACGCCCTGAGGGGAAAGGTGTACCAGCGTCTGATCCGGGACATCCCCTGCCGCACAGTCACACCTGATGCCAGTGTGTACAGTGACATTGTGGGCAAAATTGTGGGCAAGCACAGCAGCAGTAGCCTGCCCCTGCCAGAGTTTGTGGACAACACCCAGGTGCCCATCTATTGCCTGAATGCTCGGGGCGAGGGTGCCGTGCGCAAAATCCTCCTGTGCATTGCCAACCAGTTCCCTGACATCTCCTTCTGCCCTGCCCTGCCAGCCGTAGTGGCCCTGCTACTTCACTACAGCATTGATGAGGCTGAATGCTTCGAGAAAGCCTGCCGCATCCTGGCTTGCAATGACCCCAGCAAGAAGCTAATTGACCAGAGTTTCCTGGCCTTTGAGTCATCCTGTATGACATTTGGGGACCTGGTAAACAAGTACTGCCAGGCGGCCCACAAGCTGATGGTGGCTGTGTCAGAGGATGTCCTGCAGGTCTACTCTGACTGGCAGCGCTGGCTGTTTGGAGAGCTGCCCCTCAACTACTTTGCCCGTGTCTTTGATGTCTTCCTGGTGGAAGGCTACAAGGTGTTATACCGCGTCGCTCTGGCCATCCTCAAGTTCTTTCACAAGGTGAGAGCTGGTCAGCCTCTTGAGTCAGACAATGTAAAGCAGGACATCCGCATGTTTGTCAAGGATATTTCTAAGACGGTGTCCCCTGAGAAGCTGCTAGAGAAAGCATTTGCCATCCGTCTCTTCTCCCGCAAGGAGATCCAACTCCTGCAGATGGCCAATGAGAAAGCACTGAAGCAGAAAGGTATCACGGTCAAGCAGAAGAG TGTCTCACTTTCTAAAAG GCAATTTGTGCACCTGGCCGTCCATGCAGAGAACTTCCGCTCTGAGATTGTCAGCGTGAAGGAGATGAGAGATATCTGGTCTTGGGTCCCTGAGCGGTTTGCCCTTTGCCAGCCCCTTCTACTTTTCTCCTCATTGCAGCATGGGTACAGTCTAAGCAG GTTCTATTTCCAGTGTGAGGGACACGAACCTACCCTCCTGCTCATCAAGACCACACAGAAGGAG GTGTGTGGAGCTTATCTATCAACAGACTGGAGTGAGAGAAACAAGTATGGAGGCAAACTGTCCTTCTTCGGAACTGGAGAGTGCTTTGTATTTAGG CTGCAGCCAGAGGTACAGCGTTACGAGTGGGTAGTCATCAAGCACCCAGAGCTTACCAAGCCCGTACCCTGCACATCCTCCCACTCCAGCTGTTCAGACCCAGCTGACCGACTCTCACCATTCCTGGCTGCTCGGCACTTCAACCTGCCCTCCAAGACTGAGTCCATGTTCATGGCTGGGGGCACTGACTGCCTCATCATCG GGGGAGGGGGTGGCCAGGCGCTCTACATCGACGGGGACCTGAACCGGGGCCGCACGGGACACTGCGACACTTTCAACAACCAGCCCCTCTGCTCAGAGAACTTCCTCATCGCTGCTGTGGAGGCCTGGGGCTTCCAAGACCCTGATACCCAGTGA
- the Tbc1d24 gene encoding TBC1 domain family member 24 isoform X3, giving the protein MDSPGYNCFVDRDKMDAVIQDLGPKELSCTELQELKQLARQGYWAQSHALRGKVYQRLIRDIPCRTVTPDASVYSDIVGKIVGKHSSSSLPLPEFVDNTQVPIYCLNARGEGAVRKILLCIANQFPDISFCPALPAVVALLLHYSIDEAECFEKACRILACNDPSKKLIDQSFLAFESSCMTFGDLVNKYCQAAHKLMVAVSEDVLQVYSDWQRWLFGELPLNYFARVFDVFLVEGYKVLYRVALAILKFFHKVRAGQPLESDNVKQDIRMFVKDISKTVSPEKLLEKAFAIRLFSRKEIQLLQMANEKALKQKGITVKQKSVSLSKRQFVHLAVHAENFRSEIVSVKEMRDIWSWVPERFALCQPLLLFSSLQHGYSLSRFYFQCEGHEPTLLLIKTTQKEVCGAYLSTDWSERNKYGGKLSFFGTGECFVFRLQPEVQRYEWVVIKHPELTKPVPCTSSHSSCSDPADRLSPFLAARHFNLPSKTESMFMAGGTDCLIIEPEALGGPFLAASPPEEVAPGGTFFDQPPKQPVPFPEACPEMPGLAVASQPSSFHLRGLLEPPTISTVILFSPLDTMATRPGSNSDPSAWMLASVLPFLLLCTSLGPAHITPPGLLCLLHPFSICLSWHCGWPHVMVFCVLPPPLRSFRPLGICIA; this is encoded by the exons ATGGATTCCCCAGGGTACAACTGCTTTGTGGACAGAGACAAAATGGATGCTGTAATCCAGGACCTGGGGCCAAAGGAACTAAGCTGCACTGAGCTGCAGGAGCTAAAGCAGCTGGCACGCCAGGGATATTGGGCTCAGAGCCACGCCCTGAGGGGAAAGGTGTACCAGCGTCTGATCCGGGACATCCCCTGCCGCACAGTCACACCTGATGCCAGTGTGTACAGTGACATTGTGGGCAAAATTGTGGGCAAGCACAGCAGCAGTAGCCTGCCCCTGCCAGAGTTTGTGGACAACACCCAGGTGCCCATCTATTGCCTGAATGCTCGGGGCGAGGGTGCCGTGCGCAAAATCCTCCTGTGCATTGCCAACCAGTTCCCTGACATCTCCTTCTGCCCTGCCCTGCCAGCCGTAGTGGCCCTGCTACTTCACTACAGCATTGATGAGGCTGAATGCTTCGAGAAAGCCTGCCGCATCCTGGCTTGCAATGACCCCAGCAAGAAGCTAATTGACCAGAGTTTCCTGGCCTTTGAGTCATCCTGTATGACATTTGGGGACCTGGTAAACAAGTACTGCCAGGCGGCCCACAAGCTGATGGTGGCTGTGTCAGAGGATGTCCTGCAGGTCTACTCTGACTGGCAGCGCTGGCTGTTTGGAGAGCTGCCCCTCAACTACTTTGCCCGTGTCTTTGATGTCTTCCTGGTGGAAGGCTACAAGGTGTTATACCGCGTCGCTCTGGCCATCCTCAAGTTCTTTCACAAGGTGAGAGCTGGTCAGCCTCTTGAGTCAGACAATGTAAAGCAGGACATCCGCATGTTTGTCAAGGATATTTCTAAGACGGTGTCCCCTGAGAAGCTGCTAGAGAAAGCATTTGCCATCCGTCTCTTCTCCCGCAAGGAGATCCAACTCCTGCAGATGGCCAATGAGAAAGCACTGAAGCAGAAAGGTATCACGGTCAAGCAGAAGAG TGTCTCACTTTCTAAAAG GCAATTTGTGCACCTGGCCGTCCATGCAGAGAACTTCCGCTCTGAGATTGTCAGCGTGAAGGAGATGAGAGATATCTGGTCTTGGGTCCCTGAGCGGTTTGCCCTTTGCCAGCCCCTTCTACTTTTCTCCTCATTGCAGCATGGGTACAGTCTAAGCAG GTTCTATTTCCAGTGTGAGGGACACGAACCTACCCTCCTGCTCATCAAGACCACACAGAAGGAG GTGTGTGGAGCTTATCTATCAACAGACTGGAGTGAGAGAAACAAGTATGGAGGCAAACTGTCCTTCTTCGGAACTGGAGAGTGCTTTGTATTTAGG CTGCAGCCAGAGGTACAGCGTTACGAGTGGGTAGTCATCAAGCACCCAGAGCTTACCAAGCCCGTACCCTGCACATCCTCCCACTCCAGCTGTTCAGACCCAGCTGACCGACTCTCACCATTCCTGGCTGCTCGGCACTTCAACCTGCCCTCCAAGACTGAGTCCATGTTCATGGCTGGGGGCACTGACTGCCTCATCATCG AGCCTGAAGCTCTTGGTGGGCCTTTCCTTGCTGCAAGTCCACCTGAAGAGGTGGCCCCAGGAGGGACTTTCTTTGATCAACCTCCCAAACAGCCAGTGCCATTCCCAGAGGCCTGCCCAGAGATGCCTGGACTTGCTGTGGCTTCTCAGCCCTCCTCTTTCCATCTCCGTGGCCTCCTTGAGCCTCCCACAATCTCTACAGTCATCCTGTTTTCCCCTCTTGACACAATGGCCACCAGGCCAGGGTCAAACTCGGACCCCTCAGCATGGATGCTTGCCTCAGTCCTGCCCTTCCTACTTCTCTGCACTTCCCTAGGTCCTGCCCACATAACACCTCCTGGTCTTCTCTGCCTACTACATCCATTCTCTATATGCCTCTCCTGGCACTGTGGCTGGCCACATGTCATGGTTTTCTGTGTGCTGCCCCCTCCCCTTAGATCCTTCAGGCCCCTGGGCATCTGTATTGCCTGA
- the Tbc1d24 gene encoding TBC1 domain family member 24 isoform X5, whose amino-acid sequence MDSPGYNCFVDRDKMDAVIQDLGPKELSCTELQELKQLARQGYWAQSHALRGKVYQRLIRDIPCRTVTPDASVYSDIVGKIVGKHSSSSLPLPEFVDNTQVPIYCLNARGEGAVRKILLCIANQFPDISFCPALPAVVALLLHYSIDEAECFEKACRILACNDPSKKLIDQSFLAFESSCMTFGDLVNKYCQAAHKLMVAVSEDVLQVYSDWQRWLFGELPLNYFARVFDVFLVEGYKVLYRVALAILKFFHKVRAGQPLESDNVKQDIRMFVKDISKTVSPEKLLEKAFAIRLFSRKEIQLLQMANEKALKQKGITVKQKSVSLSKSCAICWYLAGPATLSFCPDCLEKRQFVHLAVHAENFRSEIVSVKEMRDIWSWVPERFALCQPLLLFSSLQHGYSLSRFYFQCEGHEPTLLLIKTTQKEVCGAYLSTDWSERNKYGGKLSFFGTGECFVFRLQPEVQRYEWVVIKHPELTKPVPCTSSHSSCSDPADRLSPFLAARHFNLPSKTESMFMAGGTDCLIIGGGGGQALYIDGDLNRGRTGHCDTFNNQPLCSENFLIAAVEAWGFQDPDTQ is encoded by the exons ATGGATTCCCCAGGGTACAACTGCTTTGTGGACAGAGACAAAATGGATGCTGTAATCCAGGACCTGGGGCCAAAGGAACTAAGCTGCACTGAGCTGCAGGAGCTAAAGCAGCTGGCACGCCAGGGATATTGGGCTCAGAGCCACGCCCTGAGGGGAAAGGTGTACCAGCGTCTGATCCGGGACATCCCCTGCCGCACAGTCACACCTGATGCCAGTGTGTACAGTGACATTGTGGGCAAAATTGTGGGCAAGCACAGCAGCAGTAGCCTGCCCCTGCCAGAGTTTGTGGACAACACCCAGGTGCCCATCTATTGCCTGAATGCTCGGGGCGAGGGTGCCGTGCGCAAAATCCTCCTGTGCATTGCCAACCAGTTCCCTGACATCTCCTTCTGCCCTGCCCTGCCAGCCGTAGTGGCCCTGCTACTTCACTACAGCATTGATGAGGCTGAATGCTTCGAGAAAGCCTGCCGCATCCTGGCTTGCAATGACCCCAGCAAGAAGCTAATTGACCAGAGTTTCCTGGCCTTTGAGTCATCCTGTATGACATTTGGGGACCTGGTAAACAAGTACTGCCAGGCGGCCCACAAGCTGATGGTGGCTGTGTCAGAGGATGTCCTGCAGGTCTACTCTGACTGGCAGCGCTGGCTGTTTGGAGAGCTGCCCCTCAACTACTTTGCCCGTGTCTTTGATGTCTTCCTGGTGGAAGGCTACAAGGTGTTATACCGCGTCGCTCTGGCCATCCTCAAGTTCTTTCACAAGGTGAGAGCTGGTCAGCCTCTTGAGTCAGACAATGTAAAGCAGGACATCCGCATGTTTGTCAAGGATATTTCTAAGACGGTGTCCCCTGAGAAGCTGCTAGAGAAAGCATTTGCCATCCGTCTCTTCTCCCGCAAGGAGATCCAACTCCTGCAGATGGCCAATGAGAAAGCACTGAAGCAGAAAGGTATCACGGTCAAGCAGAAGAG TGTCTCACTTTCTAAAAG TTGTGCCATCTGCTGGTACTTGGCTGGTCCTGCAACTTTGTCCTTCTGTCCTGATTGCTTAGAGAAAAG GCAATTTGTGCACCTGGCCGTCCATGCAGAGAACTTCCGCTCTGAGATTGTCAGCGTGAAGGAGATGAGAGATATCTGGTCTTGGGTCCCTGAGCGGTTTGCCCTTTGCCAGCCCCTTCTACTTTTCTCCTCATTGCAGCATGGGTACAGTCTAAGCAG GTTCTATTTCCAGTGTGAGGGACACGAACCTACCCTCCTGCTCATCAAGACCACACAGAAGGAG GTGTGTGGAGCTTATCTATCAACAGACTGGAGTGAGAGAAACAAGTATGGAGGCAAACTGTCCTTCTTCGGAACTGGAGAGTGCTTTGTATTTAGG CTGCAGCCAGAGGTACAGCGTTACGAGTGGGTAGTCATCAAGCACCCAGAGCTTACCAAGCCCGTACCCTGCACATCCTCCCACTCCAGCTGTTCAGACCCAGCTGACCGACTCTCACCATTCCTGGCTGCTCGGCACTTCAACCTGCCCTCCAAGACTGAGTCCATGTTCATGGCTGGGGGCACTGACTGCCTCATCATCG GGGGAGGGGGTGGCCAGGCGCTCTACATCGACGGGGACCTGAACCGGGGCCGCACGGGACACTGCGACACTTTCAACAACCAGCCCCTCTGCTCAGAGAACTTCCTCATCGCTGCTGTGGAGGCCTGGGGCTTCCAAGACCCTGATACCCAGTGA
- the Tbc1d24 gene encoding TBC1 domain family member 24 isoform X7 codes for MDSPGYNCFVDRDKMDAVIQDLGPKELSCTELQELKQLARQGYWAQSHALRGKVYQRLIRDIPCRTVTPDASVYSDIVGKIVGKHSSSSLPLPEFVDNTQVPIYCLNARGEGAVRKILLCIANQFPDISFCPALPAVVALLLHYSIDEAECFEKACRILACNDPSKKLIDQSFLAFESSCMTFGDLVNKYCQAAHKLMVAVSEDVLQVYSDWQRWLFGELPLNYFARVFDVFLVEGYKVLYRVALAILKFFHKVRAGQPLESDNVKQDIRMFVKDISKTVSPEKLLEKAFAIRLFSRKEIQLLQMANEKALKQKGITVKQKRQFVHLAVHAENFRSEIVSVKEMRDIWSWVPERFALCQPLLLFSSLQHGYSLSRFYFQCEGHEPTLLLIKTTQKEVCGAYLSTDWSERNKYGGKLSFFGTGECFVFRLQPEVQRYEWVVIKHPELTKPVPCTSSHSSCSDPADRLSPFLAARHFNLPSKTESMFMAGGTDCLIIGGGGGQALYIDGDLNRGRTGHCDTFNNQPLCSENFLIAAVEAWGFQDPDTQ; via the exons ATGGATTCCCCAGGGTACAACTGCTTTGTGGACAGAGACAAAATGGATGCTGTAATCCAGGACCTGGGGCCAAAGGAACTAAGCTGCACTGAGCTGCAGGAGCTAAAGCAGCTGGCACGCCAGGGATATTGGGCTCAGAGCCACGCCCTGAGGGGAAAGGTGTACCAGCGTCTGATCCGGGACATCCCCTGCCGCACAGTCACACCTGATGCCAGTGTGTACAGTGACATTGTGGGCAAAATTGTGGGCAAGCACAGCAGCAGTAGCCTGCCCCTGCCAGAGTTTGTGGACAACACCCAGGTGCCCATCTATTGCCTGAATGCTCGGGGCGAGGGTGCCGTGCGCAAAATCCTCCTGTGCATTGCCAACCAGTTCCCTGACATCTCCTTCTGCCCTGCCCTGCCAGCCGTAGTGGCCCTGCTACTTCACTACAGCATTGATGAGGCTGAATGCTTCGAGAAAGCCTGCCGCATCCTGGCTTGCAATGACCCCAGCAAGAAGCTAATTGACCAGAGTTTCCTGGCCTTTGAGTCATCCTGTATGACATTTGGGGACCTGGTAAACAAGTACTGCCAGGCGGCCCACAAGCTGATGGTGGCTGTGTCAGAGGATGTCCTGCAGGTCTACTCTGACTGGCAGCGCTGGCTGTTTGGAGAGCTGCCCCTCAACTACTTTGCCCGTGTCTTTGATGTCTTCCTGGTGGAAGGCTACAAGGTGTTATACCGCGTCGCTCTGGCCATCCTCAAGTTCTTTCACAAGGTGAGAGCTGGTCAGCCTCTTGAGTCAGACAATGTAAAGCAGGACATCCGCATGTTTGTCAAGGATATTTCTAAGACGGTGTCCCCTGAGAAGCTGCTAGAGAAAGCATTTGCCATCCGTCTCTTCTCCCGCAAGGAGATCCAACTCCTGCAGATGGCCAATGAGAAAGCACTGAAGCAGAAAGGTATCACGGTCAAGCAGAAGAG GCAATTTGTGCACCTGGCCGTCCATGCAGAGAACTTCCGCTCTGAGATTGTCAGCGTGAAGGAGATGAGAGATATCTGGTCTTGGGTCCCTGAGCGGTTTGCCCTTTGCCAGCCCCTTCTACTTTTCTCCTCATTGCAGCATGGGTACAGTCTAAGCAG GTTCTATTTCCAGTGTGAGGGACACGAACCTACCCTCCTGCTCATCAAGACCACACAGAAGGAG GTGTGTGGAGCTTATCTATCAACAGACTGGAGTGAGAGAAACAAGTATGGAGGCAAACTGTCCTTCTTCGGAACTGGAGAGTGCTTTGTATTTAGG CTGCAGCCAGAGGTACAGCGTTACGAGTGGGTAGTCATCAAGCACCCAGAGCTTACCAAGCCCGTACCCTGCACATCCTCCCACTCCAGCTGTTCAGACCCAGCTGACCGACTCTCACCATTCCTGGCTGCTCGGCACTTCAACCTGCCCTCCAAGACTGAGTCCATGTTCATGGCTGGGGGCACTGACTGCCTCATCATCG GGGGAGGGGGTGGCCAGGCGCTCTACATCGACGGGGACCTGAACCGGGGCCGCACGGGACACTGCGACACTTTCAACAACCAGCCCCTCTGCTCAGAGAACTTCCTCATCGCTGCTGTGGAGGCCTGGGGCTTCCAAGACCCTGATACCCAGTGA